CCATCTCCCTGATGCTCTCCCAAGCCAGTACCTCGGCCTCCTCGGCTCCGGCAATATCGGGAACTTCTCAAACCACGTCTTCGCCGTTGAATTCGACACCGTTCAAGACTTCGAGTTCAACGACACGAACGATAACCATGTTGGGATCGATATAAACAGCTTGATTTCGAACGTTTCCGCCGCCGCCGCGTACTACGCCCCGGATTCGAAGAAGAAGCAAGGGCTCAATCTCACGGGCGGGACCATAATTATGGCGTGGATCGATTACGATTCGGTGCGAAACCAGTTAAATGTCACGCTTTCGCCGTCGTCTGAAAAGCCCAAATTCTCAATCTTGTCGTTTGATGTAGATCTCTCGCCGTATCTGCAAGAATCCATGTTCGTGGGGTTCTCTGCTTCCACGGGTCTGCTCGCGAGCTCTCACTACATCTACGGTTGGAGTTTCAAGATCAACGGAGAAGCCAAACCTCTCGACCTCTCTTCTCTTCCATCGCTCCCCGGACTAAAAAAGAACCGCACGGCCTTACTTGCGGCCGTCTCTGTTTCGATTGTTCTTGTGGTGCTCCTTTCGATCGGCGTGGCGTTTTATCTAATCAACAAGATTAGAAACACTGACGTGATTGAAGCTTGGGAGCTCGATATTGGTCCGCATCGATTCTCTTACCAGCAGCTCAAGAAAGCAACTAAAAAATTCAGGGACAAAGGATTACTGGGGTTCGGCGGATTCGGCCGAGTATATAGAGGAACTCTGCCCGATTCGAACACCCAAGTTGCGGTTAAGCGAATCTCCCACGAATCAAAGCAAGGGTTGCGAGAATTCGCGTCAGAGATCTCTAGCATAGGCCGTTTGCGTCACAGGAATCTTGTTCAGTTACTGGGATGGTGTCGCCGACGAGGCGATCTTCTTCTTGTATACGATTTCATGCCCAATGGGAGCTTAGACAAGTACTTATTCGACGAACCCAAAACAATTCTCAGCTGGGAACAGAGATTCAAGATCATCAAAGGCGTCGCCTCAGGCCTTCTCTACTTGCACGAAGGGTGGGAACAAACCGTGATTCACAGAGACATCAAGGCTGGAAATGTGCTTTTAGATTCTGAACTAAACGGCCGCCTAGGCGACTTCGGGTTGGCCAAATTGTACGAGCACGGCTCGAACCCAAGCACGACCAGGGTGGTCGGAACTCTGGGGTACCTGGCGCCGGAGCTCACGCGCACCGGCAAGCCCACCACGTGCTCTGACGTCTTCGCTTTCGGTGCGCTCTTACTGGAAGTGGTTTGCGGAAGAAGACCGATTGAGCCCAAAGCATTGCCGGAGGAGCTCATTCTGGTGGACTGGGTATGGGACAAGTGGCGAGAAGGAGCCATTCTGGATGTGGTTGATCCCAAATTGAGGGGCGAGTACGAGGAGACGGAGGTGGTGGTGGCGCTCAAATTGGGGCTAATGTGCTCTAACAACGCGCCGGGGGCCCGACCCACGATGAGGCAGGTGGTGAGGTTCTTGGAGGGGGAGGCGGCGCTGCCGGAGGAGCTGGCGTCGCCCGACGCTTTCGACGGCAAGAAGGGTGGCGCTGGCGGGAGCGGAGTGGAGTTTGAGGATTATGTGCACTCGTATACGTATCCTGCGTCGTCATTTTTTGAGAAGGTGAGTACGTGGTCGTCCGGGGAGGCTGATATTGAGGCTGCTTCAGCTTCGTCTTTGTATCTTTCCGGTAGAGGTGATGGTAGATAGCCATGACACGACAGTGAGTGAGCTCGCAATCTTTGCCCCTCCATTTTTCTCGAGCTTCCATTTGGGATGGCATTCCTTTTGGGGCTAATAATTGTTTTTTGGGGGTAAATTGTTGGTGTCTATTGTCGAAAGCTGCCTTGCCATGGAATTGAGTTTTTATTAATTCAGTTGACGTGAGATTTTAGGTTCTCCTTTCATTCATTATCATTCTCCTTTGTTGAGGAGTGTATATAATGGTGTCATTGTTTGTTGGATTGGATAATATGGAAATCAAGGAACCCAGTGTCTCTCGTGGATGCCAAGTTTTGGAGATAACGAGAATGACGAAGTATTATGGTGGTGTTTTTAACCGTGTTAGCAACCAGAAAAGACCAAGCGAAAAGACATCATTAGTTGGTGGCATTTTCTTCGTGTTCATGGATGGAACTTAACATGGATGATAGCTCGAGGCAATTTTGGACAAGCCAAGATTGGCAGTCTCATTTGGGATGGAACTAGTTAGTTGAAATTGGGTTTTTTGATGCGACAATAATATGATGGCTACGTATGCTCTTTGGTTGCCATTTGTTGAAGGCATTCGGCTGCCATTGAATCAAACTACTCACTGATGATTGAATTTTATAGACAATTACAAGCTTCAAAGTTCAAACCCCACCTCCTTCGGTTTACATTTTCGCCGGAGTATAGTTTTATTCATTTGCTTTGTCAAGGAAATTAGTACTGTGTGTACGTTTTGATAAACATGGGTTTCGAAAAGCATCGATCAAGTAATTGATTTGACGATGCAACTACGTTACATTATTGGGAGTTTGCTGATCATTTTGGCgagatgtattttttattttttattttcccatTGTACTAAAGGGAGATTGCAGGTACACTACTTAGCTCGAGGCTCACAATTGAAGTTTTCTAAAGTTTTTTGCATCTGACTGACCAATTACTGACGCTGAAAGTTACCTTGTAACCAATGTATTTGTTTGTCTCATTAATAACCCTGATGCATGGTGCTATAGCTCTTGATTTCATTAATACATTATTCTCAACTCATGAAATTTTGGACTTTCCTTccataaataatttcataattctttGGCCATTTCCCCTCTCTACACCATGCTTTCTTCTGGGTAAGGGTAGATGTTTTGAATTTAAGCTATTAccattaatttattattattttttagctAAAGTTTAAACCAGATGTTCCTGCAATTGTTTGAGCTGAGCAGCAAGGTTTGGGATTTGAGATATTGTATGTTAGTAAagcaaatttataaaaaaaagataTAATGTAGTCATTATTATAGGAATAAACAGAACAATCATAGAATTATAAACAGATGCATGGACAGAAGAAAAACACTACATTGGACACCAACAACTAAATGATGCATCACTTGTCGTTCCTATTTATTGAGTTCCATGAGAAAATTTTAGGTATCTATAGGCTATCATCATCATGTCTGATGGTGATATTGTTCCACTCACACTTAACACCTGAATATTGGGTCTTTTACAAGTGTCATGGGTTACTGTGAAATGTGTAagtcagtaaaaaaaaaaaaagtgtgatgTGTAAGTAAACAAGACCATCACTAGGTATGTTGTGTGATAGTTTAgactattcaaattttttttgaattttatggggggaaaaaataaaaaataataagacaATAGGGCATCTCAGATTGACAGATTatcctcctccctctctctctctctctctctctcctccacaGTCCACAAGCTGGAGCGGCAgagcagttgaggaaaatatcaGGTCCCTCATGAAATCTGCTGAGGCCCCCAAATCTGGGGGCAGGTCCAAGAGCAAAAGAAACGCATTAGTGCTCGTTTGCATCCATTGAACAGCCCTTACCCCTTTATTAGTTCTCTTAGGATCTTACTGTTTCATATTCTCATAAGCCACCCTGCATCTCCCACAAACCTGAAATTTTTACCACAATAAAGAAAAAGGATGATAGAAAATGAATTTCCTCCACATATCTGAAAATTTCTCCTCCGTCTCTTTCCCCCAAATCTCCCAAACAAAAATAAGTGGCTGCCAATTGTGGATCATTTAAGACATTCAAAATAAGTGGGCTTCAGCAAACTACAGATTTCCCGAATAAAATAGAATaaactttattaattaatttcatcATACTCTTCATTTAAATCTTTATTCAATTTATCTCCTACCGCATTCCATTCTACAAATGACCTCCTCCAAATTCCGGGGAAAGGGACCCAGGGGGTGGGGGGCGGAATACAATTGGAA
This region of Malania oleifera isolate guangnan ecotype guangnan chromosome 10, ASM2987363v1, whole genome shotgun sequence genomic DNA includes:
- the LOC131165492 gene encoding L-type lectin-domain containing receptor kinase S.4; amino-acid sequence: MAEKLIFFWVVLLFSCPVRSQLDELFYSGFKDVPPDNITLDGSAEIQNDGILRLTNNTRRLIGHAFYSSPIQFKNSTNGTASSFSTCFAFAIVPEYPKLGGHGLAFAISRSRHLPDALPSQYLGLLGSGNIGNFSNHVFAVEFDTVQDFEFNDTNDNHVGIDINSLISNVSAAAAYYAPDSKKKQGLNLTGGTIIMAWIDYDSVRNQLNVTLSPSSEKPKFSILSFDVDLSPYLQESMFVGFSASTGLLASSHYIYGWSFKINGEAKPLDLSSLPSLPGLKKNRTALLAAVSVSIVLVVLLSIGVAFYLINKIRNTDVIEAWELDIGPHRFSYQQLKKATKKFRDKGLLGFGGFGRVYRGTLPDSNTQVAVKRISHESKQGLREFASEISSIGRLRHRNLVQLLGWCRRRGDLLLVYDFMPNGSLDKYLFDEPKTILSWEQRFKIIKGVASGLLYLHEGWEQTVIHRDIKAGNVLLDSELNGRLGDFGLAKLYEHGSNPSTTRVVGTLGYLAPELTRTGKPTTCSDVFAFGALLLEVVCGRRPIEPKALPEELILVDWVWDKWREGAILDVVDPKLRGEYEETEVVVALKLGLMCSNNAPGARPTMRQVVRFLEGEAALPEELASPDAFDGKKGGAGGSGVEFEDYVHSYTYPASSFFEKVSTWSSGEADIEAASASSLYLSGRGDGR